One window of the Grus americana isolate bGruAme1 chromosome 13, bGruAme1.mat, whole genome shotgun sequence genome contains the following:
- the FHOD1 gene encoding FH1/FH2 domain-containing protein 1 isoform X1, which translates to MAEAAVPCRLQYLEDADPFGCGSFPEPRRAPVYAVAEALALGAQLPALHRLLGAPLPLEDCTLQVSPSGHYLDLDLSLLEQKDDLEGFYEEVRKGRRPTLILRTQLSVRVHAIIEKLYNSQGPELRRSLFSLKQLFQEDKDLVPEFVNLDGLTCLIKVGAEADQNYQNYILRALSQIMLFVDGMQGVINHNETVQWLYTLSGSPFRLVVKMALKLLLVFVEYTEPNALLLIHAVNAVDQARGTCPWSNLMAILEQRNGADTDLLVFAMTLINKTLAALPDQDTFYDVTDCLEQQGMEHVVQQYLGSKGTDLDLKQQFTLYESALKLEDDAEEPPSGGRKERRTDEGRRGWRSQGGCPEPSPDAPPLLGSPGTPKEPPTEDTPAVPTPSSPAEPCPGSVYNSASSVRLALASPPAEKEQPPAPGERSVYKLHQTAPVWREDAPSLHGDKPILRKFEARFLENLAAAQKEKISSMAKGRLDVLSDAVLEHATAVAWDRDSSIPEPGMKPPGIRSRLAQLDTTDSCSTISSDTKFMLDMLYAKGSSEPGREKVSKVPSSPLVQGKVEMDAEGGGSREQEGAWLCGRTPDRPVASTHTKLARAVSSVDAETHKQKLENTGMMPIKKDVELTWECLEASPVQLKIKDLDFTDLGEEDDFDILDTGPMANGSFLSPSIEATSAGALMVPPPPPAAPGCPPPPPPPPAVPGCPPPPPPPPAVPGCPPPPPPAVPGCPPPPGLPGSIAMDGPSQAKKKRTVKLFWKELKQLDGSVGPGRFGQATLWASLQNVEVNAAKLEHLFESRSKEVPTSKKAMDGKKVVVVLDPKRSNAINIGLTVLPPVHIIKTAVLNFDEFAVNKEGIEKILTMVPTEEEKQKIQEAQLANPDVPLGSAEQFLLALSSISDLTARLQLWAFKLDYESLEQEIAEPLFDLKVGMEQLARNHTFKCILATLLAMGNFLNGSQSRGFELGYLEKVSEVKDTVHRQSLLHHLCQMVVEKFPETTDLYSEIASITRSAKIDFDELANSLVQLERRCRASWDNLKVIAKHETKPVLKSKLTDFLKDSTLRIVVLKVVHRRVLNRFHSFLLYLGYPASTARDVKVTPICKLLREFALEYRTCRERVLQQQQKRAAHRERNKTRGRLITETEKFSGITEAAPPPAVVSSGPEEQMEAGHESMKNLLTSPTDAPVRRSRASRGTGHATPAQGSPAQEDVPSSPDDASDEIMDQLVKSVTHNANPRPCANKERRRSRGNRKSCKSHPCPHALSLYSVPSPCPDALSHLCPCPLALSHLFLSSHALPRPCTLSHLSVPVPIPRPTSVALSLFCPVSLPRCSFPSLYLCPHALSHLCVTFPHWPPLTPHVETRPRHRTPSRPLPSTPGPPCPGRHPACGDPGSLRCQCHPLLFPQ; encoded by the exons ATGGCGGAGGCGGCGGTGCCGTGCCGGCTGCAGTACCTGGAGGACGCGGATCCCTTCGGCTGCGGCAGCTTCCCGGAGCCGCGGCGAGCTCCGGTTTACGCCGTAGCGGAGGCGCTGGCCCTGGGGGCGCAGCTGCCCGCCCTGCACCGCCTGCTCGGGGCCCCGCTGCCG CTGGAGGACTGCACGCTGCAGGTCTCGCCCTCCGGACACTACCTGGACCTCGACTTGtccctgctggagcagaaagATGATCTGGAGGGTTTCTACGAGGAGGTCAG GAAGGGGAGACGGCCGACTCTGATCCTGCGCACTCAGCTCTCCGTCCGAGTCCACGCCATCATCG agaAGCTGTACAACTCGCAGGGGCCGGAGCTGCGGCGatccctcttctccctcaaGCAGCTCTTCCAG GAGGACAAGGACCTGGTGCCGGAGTTCGTGAACCTGGATGGCTTGACATGCCTGATCAAAGTGGGGGCAGAGGCCGACCAGAACTACCAGAATTACATCCTCCGGG CCCTGAGCCAGATCATGCTCTTTGTGGACGGGATGCAGGGTGTCATCAACCACAACGAGACCGTCCAGTGGCTGTACACGCTGTCGGGAAGCCCG TTTCGCCTGGTGGTGAAGATGGcgctgaagctgctgctggtgttCGTGGAGTACACGGAGCCCAACGCCCTGCTCCTCATCCACGCCGTCAACGCCGTGGACCAGGCGAGAG GCACGTGCCCGTGGTCCAACCTGATGGCCATCCTGGAGCAACGCAACGGGGCTGACACGGACCTGCTGGTGTTCGCCATGACGCTGATCAACAAG ACGCTGGCAGCCCTCCCAGACCAAGACACCTTCTACGACGTGACGGactgcctggagcagcagggcaTGGAGCACGTGGTGCAGCAGTACCTGGGCAGCAAGGGCACCGACCTCGACTTGAAGCAGCAGTTCACGCTCTACGAA aGCGCTCTCAAGCTGGAGGATGACGCGGAAGAGCCGCCCTCGGGAGGACGAAAGGAGCGGAGGACGGACGAGGGCCGGCGCGGGTGGCGATCCCAGGGTGGCTGCCCGGAGCCCAGCCCCGATGCCCCACCGCTGCTGGGGTCCCCTGGCACCCCGAAGGAGCCCCCCACCGAGGACACCCCGGCTGTCCCCACgcccagcagcccagcaga ACCCTGTCCTGGCAGCGTCTACAACAGCGCGTCCAGCGTGCGGCTGGCCCTGGCCTCCCCCCCGGCCGAGAaggagcagcccccagccccaggcgaGCGCAGCGTCTACAA GCTGCACCAAACTGCCCCTGTCTG GCGGGAGGATGCCCCCTCCTTGCATGGGGACAAGCCTATTTTGAGGAAGTTTGA AGCTCGCTTCTTGGAGAACCTGGCCGCAGCCCAGAAAGAGAAGATCTCTTCCATGGCCAAGGGACGGCTCGATGTCCTCAGTGATGCTGTGCTGGAGCATGCCACCGCTGTCGCGTGGGACAGGGACAGCAGCATCCCCGAGCCCGGGATGAAGCCACCCGGCATAA ggTCCCGCCTGGCTCAGCTGGACACCACCGACTCCTGCAGCACCATCTCCTCTGACACCAAGTTTATGCTGGACATGCTCTACGCCAAGGGCTCCTCAGAGCCAGGGAGGGAGAAAGTCTCCAAGGTCCCATCATCCCCCCTGGTCCAGGGTAAAGTGGAGATGGATGCCGAGGGAGGTGGCAGCCGGGAGCAGGAGGGTGCCTGGCTCTGTGGCAGGACTCCAGACAGGCCAGTGGCCAGCACCCACACCAAGCTGGCACGTGCCGTGTCCAGTGTAGATGCTGAGACCCACAAGCAGAAGCTGGAGAACACCGGGATGATGCCCATCAAGAAGGATGTAGAGCTGACGTGGGAGTGCCTGGAGGccagccctgtgcagctgaAGATTAAGGACTTGGACTTCACTGATTTGGGGGAAGAAGATGACTTTGACATCCTGGACACAGGGCCCATGGCCAAtggctccttcctctctcccagcatCGAAGCGACAAGTGCTGGAGCTCTCATGgttcctcctccacctcctgcagcccctggctgcCCACCACCTCCACCCCCACCTCCTGCGGTCCCTGGCTGCCCACCACCTCCACCCCCACCTCCTGCGGTCCCTGGCTGCccaccacctccacctcctgcaGTCCCCGGCTGTCCGCCacccccggggctgccaggctcCATAGCAATGGATGGCCCCTCCCAGGCCAAGAAGAAGAGGACAGTGAAGCTCTTCTGGAAGGAGCTGAAGCAGCTGGATGGCTCTGTGGGGCCGGGCAGGTTTGGTCAGGCAACACTGTGGGCGTCCTTGCAGAATGTCGAGGTCAATGCTGCCAAACTGGAGCATCTCTTTGAGTCACGGTCAAAGGAAGTGCCAACTTCAAAG AAGGCCATGGATGGGAAGAAGGTTGTGGTGGTGCTGGATCCCAAGAGGAGCAATGCCATCAACATTGGCCTCACGGTGCTGCCACCCGTGCACATCATCAAGACAGCCGTGCTCAACTTTGACGAGTTTGCAGTCAATAAGGAGGGGATTGAG AAAATCCTGACCATGGTCCCGACcgaggaggagaagcagaagatcCAGGAGGCCCAGTTGGCCAACCCTGATGTGCCCTTGGGCTCTGCGGAGCAGTTCCTGCTCGCCCTGTCTTCTATCAGCGACCTCACAGCCAGGCTCCAGCTCTGGGCCTTCAAGCTGGACTACGAGAGTCTGGAGCAG GAGATTGCAGAGCCGCTCTTTGATCTGAAGGTGGGCATGGAGCAGCTGGCCAGAAATCACACCTTCAAGTGCATCCTGGCCACGCTGTTGGCCATGGGCAACTTCTTGAATGGCTCCCAG AGCAGAGGCTTTGAGCTGGGCTACCTGGAGAAGGTCTCAGAAGTGAAGGACACAGTGCACCGGCAGTCCCTGCTCCACCATCTCTGCCAGATGGTGGTAGAGAAGTTCCCAGAAACCACTGACCTCTACTCGGAGATTGCCTCCATCACCCGCTCCGCCAAG ATTGACTTTGACGAACTGGCCAACAGCCTGGTGCAGCTGGAGCGGAGGTGCAGGGCCTCCTGGGACAACCTGAAGGTGATTGCCAAGCACGAGACCAAGCCGGTGCTGAAGAGCAAGCTGACGGACTTCCTCAAGGACAGCACCCTGCGCATTGTCGTCTTGAAGGTGGTGCACAGGCGCGTCCTCAACAG GTTTCACTCCTTCCTGCTGTACCTGGGGTACCCGGCAAGCACGGCGCGGGACGTGAAGGTGACGCCCATCTGCAAACTGCTCCGGGAGTTCGCCCTGGAGTACCGCACCTGCCGGGAGCGcgtcctgcagcagcagcagaaacggGCTGCCCACCGCGAGCGCAACAAGACCCGGGGACGTCTCATCACCGAG ACCGAGAAGTTCTCTGGCATCACCGAGGCCGCTCCACCACCTGCCGTGGTGTCCAGCGGCCCCGAGGAGCAGATGGAAGCAGGTCACGAGAGCATGAAGAACCTGCTGACCTCCCCCACGGACGCCCCTGTCCGCCGCAGTCGGGCCAGCCGGG GGACAGGGCACGCCACCCCGGCCCAGGGCTCTCCAGCCCAGGAGGATGTTCCCAGCTCCCCGGACGATGCTTCGGATGAGATCATGGACCAGCTGGTGAAATCGGTGACTCACAACGCCAACCCTCGGCCCTGCGCCAACAAGGAGCGCAGGAGGTCCCGTGGCAATAGGAAGTCCTGTAAgtcccatccctgtccccatgccCTGTCCCTGTACTCTGTTCCATCTCCCTGCCCAGATGCTTTGTCCCAtctctgtccctgtccccttgCCCTGTCCCACCTGTTTCTCTCCTCCCATGCTCTGCCCCGTCCCTGTACTCTGTCCCACCTcagtgtccctgtccccataCCCCGTCCCACTTCTGTGGCTCTGTCCCTGTTCTGTCCTGTGTCCCTGCCCCGATGCTCTTTCCCATCTCTGTATCTCTGTCCGCATGCCCTGTCCCATCTCTGTGTCACTTTTCCCCACTGGCCACCCCTGACCCCCCATGTTGAGACCAGACCACGCCACCGTACCCCATCgcgtcccctccccagcaccccggggccACCGTGTCCGGGCAGGCACCCAGCGTGTGGGGACCCCGGCAGCCTGCGCTGCCAGTGCCACCCTCTCCTCTTCCCGCAGTGA